Proteins encoded together in one Dasypus novemcinctus isolate mDasNov1 chromosome 9, mDasNov1.1.hap2, whole genome shotgun sequence window:
- the PLK3 gene encoding serine/threonine-protein kinase PLK3 — MEPAAGLLSPRPFPRAAAPPAPPAGPGPPGSAGPGPEPEVLAGPPAPGPGRLITDPRSGRTYFKGRLLGKGGFARCYEVTDTETGRAYAVKVIPQSRVAKPHQRDKILNEIELHRDLQHRHIVRFSHHFEDADNIYIFLELCSRKSLAHIWKARHTLLEPEVRYYLRQILSGLKYLHQRGILHRDLKLGNFFVTENMELKVGDFGLAARLEPPEQRKKTICGTPNYVAPEVLLRQGHGPEADVWSLGCVMYTLLCGSPPFETADLKETYRCIKQVHYTLPASLSLPARQLLAAILRASPRDRPSIDQILRHDFFTKGYTPDRLPATSCTTVPDLTPPNPARSLFAKVTKSLFGRKKNKGKNHSEERNEVSCLVSSLMRTSIGHQDARPEGPAASHPAPLSLVETAPEDSSPRGTLASSGDGFEEGLTVATVVESALCALRNCVAFMPPAEQNPAPLAQPEPLVWVSKWVDYSNKFGFGYQLSSRRVAVLFNDGTHMALSANRKTVHYNPTSTKHFSFSVGTVPRALRPQLGILRYFASYMEQHLMKGGDLPSVEEVEVPAPPLLLQWVKTDQALLMLFSDGTVQVNFYGDHTKLILSGWEPLLVTFVARNRSACTYLASHLRQLGCSPDLRQRLRYALRLLRDHSPA, encoded by the exons ATGGAGCCCGCCGCCGGCCTGCTGTCGCCGCGGCCCTTCCCGCGCGCGGCCGCtccgcccgcgccccccgccggGCCCGGGCCGCCTGGGAGCGCCGGGCCCGGACCTGAGCCGGAGGTGCTGGCCGGGCCGCCGGCGCCGGGCCCTGGGCGACTCATCACGGACCCGCGCAGCGGCCGCACCTACTTCAAGGGCCGGCTGTTGGGCAAG GGGGGTTTCGCCCGCTGCTACGAGGTCACTGACACAGAGACCGGGAGGGCCTATGCGGTCAAAGTCATCCCGCAGAGCCGCGTCGCCAAGCCGCATCAGCGCGACAAG ATCCTTAACGAGATTGAGCTGCACCGAGACCTTCAGCACCGCCACATCGTGCGTTTCTCACACCACTTTGAGGATGCCGACAACATATACATTTTCCTGGAGCTCTGCAGTCGAAAG TCCCTGGCCCACATCTGGAAGGCCCGGCACACCCTCTTGGAGCCAGAGGTGCGTTACTACCTGCGGCAGATCCTTTCCGGCCTCAAATACCTGCACCAGCGGGGCATCTTGCACCGGGACCTCAAGCTGG GAAATTTTTTCGTCACTGAGAACATGGAGCTCAAGGTGGGGGATTTTGGGTTGGCAGCCCGGTTGGAGCCTCCGGAGCAGAGGAAGAA GACTATCTGTGGCACCCCCAACTATGTGGCTCCAGAAGTGCTGCTGAGACAGGGCCATGGCCCCGAGGCAGATGTGTGGTCGCTGGGCTGCGTCAT GTACACACTGCTATGTGGGAGCCCCCCTTTTGAGACAGCTGACCTGAAGGAGACATACCGCTGCATCAAGCAGGTTCACTACACGCTGCCCGCCAGCCTCTCACTGCCTGCACGGCAGCTCTTAGCCGCCATCCTCCGGGCCTCACCCCGAGACCGCCCGTCGATTGACCAGATCCTGCGCCATGACTTCTTTACCAAG GGCTACACTCCTGACCGCCTCCCTGCCACAAGTTGCACAACAGTCCCAGACCTAACACCCCCCAACCCAGCTAGGAGTCTCTTTGCCAAAGTTACCAAGAGCCTCTTTGGCAGGAAGAAGAACAAGG gtAAGAACCATTCTGAGGAGCGAAACGAGGTTTCCTGCTTAGTGAGCAGCCTCATGCGGACCTCCATTGGCCACCAGGATGCCAGGCCCGAG GGTCCAGCAGCTTCTCATCCAGCCCCCCTCAGCCTGGTCGAAACTGCACCTGAAGACAGCTCACCCCGGGGAACGCTAGCAAGCAGTGGAGACG GATTTGAGGAAGGTCTGACTGTGGCCACAGTAGTAGAGTCAGCCCTCTGTGCTTTGAGGAACTGTGTGGCCTTCATGCCCCCAG CGGAGCAGAACCCAGCCCCCCTGGCACAGCCAGAGCCTCTGGTGTGGGTCAGCAAGTGGGTTGATTACTCCAACAAGTTTGGCTTTGGGTATCAACTGTCCAGCCGCCGTGTGGCCGTGCTCTTCAACGATGGCACACACATGGCCTTATCGGCCAATCGAAA GACTGTGCACTACAACCCGACCAGCACAAAGCACTTCTCCTTCTCTGTGGGCACCGTGCCCCGGGCCCTGCGGCCTCAGCTGGGCATCCTGCGATACTTCGCCTCCTACATGGAGCAGCATCTCATGAAG GGTGGAGACCTACCCAGTGTGGAGGAAGTAGAAGTGCCTGCCCCCCCCTTGCTGCTGCAGTGGGTCAAGACTGACCAGGCCCTCCTCATGCTGTTCAGTGACGGCACTGTCCAG GTGAACTTCTACGGAGACCACACCAAGCTGATTCTCAGCGGTTGGGAGCCCCTGCTTGTGACTTTTGTGGCCCGCAATCGCAGTGCTTGTACTTACCTCGCATCCCACCTTCGGCAGCTGGGCTGCTCCCCAGACCTGCGGCAGCGGCTCCGCTATGCTCTGCGCCTGCTCAGGGACCACAGTCCTGCCTAG
- the BEST4 gene encoding bestrophin-4 isoform X1, protein MTVSYTLKVAEARFGGFSGLLLRWRGSIYKLLYKEFLLFIALYALLSITYRLLLTQGQRHVYAQVARYCNRSADLIPLSFVLGFYVTLVVNRWWAQYTSIPLPDQLMCVISASVHGGDQHGRLLRRTLIRYTNLASVLVLRSVSTRVLKRFPTMEHVVDAGFMSQEERKKFESLKSDFNKYWVPCVWFTNLAAQARRDGRIRDDIALCLLLEELNNYRAKCSLLFHYDWISIPLVYTQVVTIAVYSFFGLSLVGRQFVEPEAGASGPLGPGQEAAAALGDLDMYVPLTTLLQFFFYAGWLKVAEQIINPFGEDDDDFETNQLIDRNLQVSLLSVDDMYQNLPPAEKDPYWDEDSAQPPYTVATAAETLRPSFLGSTFNLRMSDDPELSLQVEASPGSAQQLPAAQTPLLGRFLGAGAPSPAISLRNFGRARGPPRTPHLLRFRAEEGGDPETADRIEEEAAGSGDEVLEP, encoded by the exons ATGACGGTTTCGTACACCCTCAAAGTGGCAGAGGCCCGCTTTGGAGGCTTTTCTGGCCTGCTTCTCCGCTGGAGGGGAAGCATCTACAAGCTCCTCTACAAGGAGTTCCTACTCTTCATCGCCCTATATGCTCTGCTCAGCATCACGTACAG GCTGCTGCTGACCCAGGGGCAGAGGCACGTGTACGCACAGGTGGCCCGCTACTGCAACCGCTCTGCCGACCTCATCCCCTTGTCCTTCGTACTTG GTTTCTACGTGACCCTGGTGGTGAACCGCTGGTGGGCCCAGTACACAAGCATTCCGCTGCCGGACCAGCTGATGTGCGTTATATCGGCCAGCGTGCACGGCGGGGACCAGCACGGCCGCCTGCTGCGCCGCACTCTCATCCGCTACACCAACCTGGCCTCCGTGCTGGTGCTGCGCTCCGTCAGCACCCGCGTGCTCAAGCGCTTCCCCACCATGGAGCACGTGGTGGACGCAG GTTTcatgtcccaggaagagaggaagaagttTGAGAGCCTGAAATCCGACTTCAACAAGTACTGGGTCCCCTGCGTCTGGTTCACCAACCTGGCCGCCCAAGCCCGGAGGGATGGGCGAATTCGGGATGACATCGCTCTCTGTTTGCTCCTGGAA GAGCTGAACAACTACCGTGCCAAGTGCAGCCTGCTGTTCCACTATGATTGGATCAGCATCCCTCTCGTCTACACCCAG GTGGTGACCATAGCAGTGTACTCCTTCTTTGGCCTCTCCCTGGTTGGCCGCCAGTTTGTGGAACCAGAGGCAGGGGCTTCTGGGCCTCTGGGGCCAGGCCAGGAGGCAGCTGCTGCCCTCGGAGACCTGGACATGTACGTGCCACTCACCACGCTGCTGCAGTTCTTCTTTTATGCTGGCTGGCTCAAG GTGGCTGAACAGATCATCAACCCCTTTGGTGAGGATGATGACGACTTTGAGACCAACCAGCTCATAGACCGCAACTTGCAG GTGTCTCTGCTATCCGTGGACGACATGTACCAGAACCTGCCTCCCGCCGAGAAGGACCCGTACTGGGACGAGGACTCGGCGCAGCCGCCCTACACCGTGGCCACGGCGGCCGAGACGCTGCGGCCTTCCTTCCTGGGCTCCACCTTTAACCTGCG CATGAGCGACGACCCAGAGCTGAGCCTGCAGGTGGAGGCGTCCCCCGGGTCCGCCCAGCAGCTGCCCGCTGCGCAGACCCCGCTCCTCGGCCGCTTCCTGGGCGCTGGGGCGCCCTCCCCTGCCATCAGCCTCCGGAACTTCGGCCGCGCACGAGGACCCCCCCGCACCCCTCACCTGCTGCGCTTCCGGGCCGAGGAGGGCGGTGACCCAGAGACCGCCGATCGCATCGAGGAGGAGGCAGCAGGGTCCGGGGACGAGGTTCTGGAGCCCTGA
- the DYNLT4 gene encoding dynein light chain Tctex-type 4, with protein MAGKPLAPGCQEEETAKDSGPKPLAVRPGHLPSIDEARPVGPGPASRRGSVLGPAASFSRRNSLVGPGAGIGGRRPSLGPVPPLGSRISFSGLPLVPARRVAPSYRTEPAPGERWQAVRAQRVLEAALAAGLRNACYSGHEAGSLARELCEQVRLRLRELSPPRYKLVCSVVLGPRTGQGVRVVSRALWDEACDGLASAAFTNSSLFAVATVHGLYCE; from the coding sequence ATGGCTGGCAAGCCTCTGGCCCCCGGATGCCAAGAAGAGGAGACTGCCAAAGACTCGGGGCCGAAACCACTAGCGGTGCGGCCAGGGCACCTGCCCAGCATTGATGAAGCCCGACCCGTAGGTCCAGGACCAGCCTCCAGACGTGGTTCCGTGCTGGGCCCGGCAGCGTCCTTCTCACGCCGCAACTCACTGGTGGGGCCAGGAGCCGGTATTGGGGGTCGGCGACCATCCCTGGGCCCCGTTCCCCCTCTGGGATCAAGGATCAGCTTCTCGGGGTTGCCCCTGGTGCCTGCCCGCCGGGTGGCACCCTCGTACCGCACGGAACCCGCGCCTGGAGAGCGCTGGCAGGCTGTGCGTGCACAGCGTGTCCTGGAGGCCGCGCTAGCTGCAGGGCTGCGCAATGCATGCTACTCTGGCCACGAGGCCGGGTCACTGGCACGGGAGCTTTGCGAGCAGGTGCGCCTGCGCCTGCGTGAGCTCAGCCCACCACGCTACAAGCTGGTGTGCAGCGTGGTGCTGGGACCACGCACCGGCCAAGGCGTGCGCGTGGTCAGCCGCGCACTCTGGGACGAGGCATGCGATGGGCTGGCCTCTGCTGCCTTTACCAACTCCTCGCTCTTTGCCGTGGCTACTGTCCATGGGCTCTATTGTGAGTAA
- the BEST4 gene encoding bestrophin-4 isoform X2, with amino-acid sequence MTVSYTLKVAEARFGGFSGLLLRWRGSIYKLLYKEFLLFIALYALLSITYRLLLTQGQRHVYAQVARYCNRSADLIPLSFVLGFYVTLVVNRWWAQYTSIPLPDQLMCVISASVHGGDQHGRLLRRTLIRYTNLASVLVLRSVSTRVLKRFPTMEHVVDAGFMSQEERKKFESLKSDFNKYWVPCVWFTNLAAQARRDGRIRDDIALCLLLEELNNYRAKCSLLFHYDWISIPLVYTQVAEQIINPFGEDDDDFETNQLIDRNLQVSLLSVDDMYQNLPPAEKDPYWDEDSAQPPYTVATAAETLRPSFLGSTFNLRMSDDPELSLQVEASPGSAQQLPAAQTPLLGRFLGAGAPSPAISLRNFGRARGPPRTPHLLRFRAEEGGDPETADRIEEEAAGSGDEVLEP; translated from the exons ATGACGGTTTCGTACACCCTCAAAGTGGCAGAGGCCCGCTTTGGAGGCTTTTCTGGCCTGCTTCTCCGCTGGAGGGGAAGCATCTACAAGCTCCTCTACAAGGAGTTCCTACTCTTCATCGCCCTATATGCTCTGCTCAGCATCACGTACAG GCTGCTGCTGACCCAGGGGCAGAGGCACGTGTACGCACAGGTGGCCCGCTACTGCAACCGCTCTGCCGACCTCATCCCCTTGTCCTTCGTACTTG GTTTCTACGTGACCCTGGTGGTGAACCGCTGGTGGGCCCAGTACACAAGCATTCCGCTGCCGGACCAGCTGATGTGCGTTATATCGGCCAGCGTGCACGGCGGGGACCAGCACGGCCGCCTGCTGCGCCGCACTCTCATCCGCTACACCAACCTGGCCTCCGTGCTGGTGCTGCGCTCCGTCAGCACCCGCGTGCTCAAGCGCTTCCCCACCATGGAGCACGTGGTGGACGCAG GTTTcatgtcccaggaagagaggaagaagttTGAGAGCCTGAAATCCGACTTCAACAAGTACTGGGTCCCCTGCGTCTGGTTCACCAACCTGGCCGCCCAAGCCCGGAGGGATGGGCGAATTCGGGATGACATCGCTCTCTGTTTGCTCCTGGAA GAGCTGAACAACTACCGTGCCAAGTGCAGCCTGCTGTTCCACTATGATTGGATCAGCATCCCTCTCGTCTACACCCAG GTGGCTGAACAGATCATCAACCCCTTTGGTGAGGATGATGACGACTTTGAGACCAACCAGCTCATAGACCGCAACTTGCAG GTGTCTCTGCTATCCGTGGACGACATGTACCAGAACCTGCCTCCCGCCGAGAAGGACCCGTACTGGGACGAGGACTCGGCGCAGCCGCCCTACACCGTGGCCACGGCGGCCGAGACGCTGCGGCCTTCCTTCCTGGGCTCCACCTTTAACCTGCG CATGAGCGACGACCCAGAGCTGAGCCTGCAGGTGGAGGCGTCCCCCGGGTCCGCCCAGCAGCTGCCCGCTGCGCAGACCCCGCTCCTCGGCCGCTTCCTGGGCGCTGGGGCGCCCTCCCCTGCCATCAGCCTCCGGAACTTCGGCCGCGCACGAGGACCCCCCCGCACCCCTCACCTGCTGCGCTTCCGGGCCGAGGAGGGCGGTGACCCAGAGACCGCCGATCGCATCGAGGAGGAGGCAGCAGGGTCCGGGGACGAGGTTCTGGAGCCCTGA
- the BTBD19 gene encoding BTB/POZ domain-containing protein 19 isoform X2: METPALVVHGKAVPYSTALGSLVNNPRYSDVRFVVGQERQEVFAHRCLLACRCNFFQRLLGVDPSPRVSSPVVLSTVPAEAFLAVLEFLYTNSVKLHRHSVLEVLTAAVEYGLEELRELCLEFVVKVLDVELVCEALQVAVTFGLGPLQERCMTFLEAHTQEALRTRGFLELSAAALLPLLRSDKLCVDEAELVQAAWSWARVGAVEQIVEAWKCHALQKGHPARGALCRRRKGTLSREHHRFLDPPFQ, translated from the exons ATGGAGACCCCAGCATTGGTTGTGCACGGGAAGGCTGTGCCCTATTCCACAGCACTCGGAAGCCTCGTCAACAACCCCCGATACAG TGATGTTCGCTTTGTGGTTGGTCAAGAGCGGCAGGAGGTATTTGCCCATCGGTGCCTGTTGGCCTGTAGATGCAACTTCTTCCAGCGACTTTTGGGTGTAGACCCAAGTCCTAGGGTGTCTAGCCCAGTGGTGCTGAGCACTGTGCCAGCTGAAGCCTTCCTGGCAGTGCTGGAGTTCTTGTATACCAACAGTGTCAAGCTGCACCGCCACTCT GTGCTGGAGGTGCTGACAGCGGCTGTGGAGTATGGGCTGGAGGAACTCCGAGAG CTATGCCTGGAGTTTGTGGTGAAGGTACTGGACGTGGAGCTGGTTTGTGAGGCACTGCAG GTGGCTGTAACCTTTGGCCTAGGACCACTGCAGGAGCGTTGCATGACCTTCCTAGAGGCCCACACTCAG GAGGCGCTCCGGACCCGTGGCTTCCTGGAGCTGTCGGCGGCGGCGCTGCTGCCCCTGCTGCGCAGCGACAAGCTCTGTGTGGACGAGGCTGAGCTCGTCCAGGCGGCCTGGAGCTGGGCGCGCGTGGGCGcc GTGGAACAGATCGTGGAGGCGTGGAAGTGCCATGCCCTGCAGAAAGGGCACCCGGCCAGGGGCGCCCTGTGCCGCCGCCGGAAGGGCACCCTGTCCCGGGAGCATCATCGCTTTCTGGATCCTCCCTTCCAGTGA
- the BTBD19 gene encoding BTB/POZ domain-containing protein 19 isoform X1, protein METPALVVHGKAVPYSTALGSLVNNPRYSDVRFVVGQERQEVFAHRCLLACRCNFFQRLLGVDPSPRVSSPVVLSTVPAEAFLAVLEFLYTNSVKLHRHSVLEVLTAAVEYGLEELRELCLEFVVKVLDVELVCEALQVAVTFGLGPLQERCMTFLEAHTQEALRTRGFLELSAAALLPLLRSDKLCVDEAELVQAAWSWARVGAAVLERPVAEVAAPVVRELRLALLAPAELSALEEQNRREPLIPVEQIVEAWKCHALQKGHPARGALCRRRKGTLSREHHRFLDPPFQ, encoded by the exons ATGGAGACCCCAGCATTGGTTGTGCACGGGAAGGCTGTGCCCTATTCCACAGCACTCGGAAGCCTCGTCAACAACCCCCGATACAG TGATGTTCGCTTTGTGGTTGGTCAAGAGCGGCAGGAGGTATTTGCCCATCGGTGCCTGTTGGCCTGTAGATGCAACTTCTTCCAGCGACTTTTGGGTGTAGACCCAAGTCCTAGGGTGTCTAGCCCAGTGGTGCTGAGCACTGTGCCAGCTGAAGCCTTCCTGGCAGTGCTGGAGTTCTTGTATACCAACAGTGTCAAGCTGCACCGCCACTCT GTGCTGGAGGTGCTGACAGCGGCTGTGGAGTATGGGCTGGAGGAACTCCGAGAG CTATGCCTGGAGTTTGTGGTGAAGGTACTGGACGTGGAGCTGGTTTGTGAGGCACTGCAG GTGGCTGTAACCTTTGGCCTAGGACCACTGCAGGAGCGTTGCATGACCTTCCTAGAGGCCCACACTCAG GAGGCGCTCCGGACCCGTGGCTTCCTGGAGCTGTCGGCGGCGGCGCTGCTGCCCCTGCTGCGCAGCGACAAGCTCTGTGTGGACGAGGCTGAGCTCGTCCAGGCGGCCTGGAGCTGGGCGCGCGTGGGCGcc GCGGTGCTGGAGCGGCCCGTGGCCGAGGTGGCGGCCCCGGTGGTGCGGGAGCTGAGATTGGCCTTGCTGGCTCCGGCAGAGCTGAGCGCCCTGGAAGAGCAGAACCGGAGGGAGCCGCTCATCCCG GTGGAACAGATCGTGGAGGCGTGGAAGTGCCATGCCCTGCAGAAAGGGCACCCGGCCAGGGGCGCCCTGTGCCGCCGCCGGAAGGGCACCCTGTCCCGGGAGCATCATCGCTTTCTGGATCCTCCCTTCCAGTGA